From the Vicinamibacterales bacterium genome, the window CACGACCATCACCTTCGACCTGCACGCCAACCGGGTCGGCCTCGACGGCAAGCCGATCGGCACCTATCGCACGCCGACCGTCGTCATCGACGCCGACGACTTCATCGTCGAGGGGCTGACCCTCGAGAATGCCGCGGGACCGGTGGGACAGGCGCTCGCGCTGCGGGTCGACGGCGATCGGGTGGCGTTCCGCAACTGCCGCTTTCTCGGCTGGCAGGACACGATCTTCATCGACCGCGGCCGCCAGTACTTCGAAGACGTCTTCATCGCCGGGCACGTCGACTTCATCTTCGGGGGCGCGACGGCGTATTTCGAGCGAGCGCACATTCATTGCTGGCGCGACGGGTATGTCACCGCCGCGTCGACGCCTCCCGAACATCCGCACGGGTTCGTGTTCGCCAACGGCCGCATCACGGGACACAGTCCCAACGTGCGCAGCTATCTGGGAAGGCCGTGGCGCGATTTCGCGCAGGTCGCGTTTCTCGACACGCAGATGTCCGAGGTCGTCCGTCCGGAAGGCTGGCACAACTGGGATCGCCCGGAGCGTGAGCGCACCGTCCGCTACGCGGAATTCGGCAGTACCGGATCTGGCGGACGGGACGACGCGCGCGTCGGCTGGGCGAAACGGCTGACTCGCGCGGAGGCTGCCGCGATGACTCCCGCCGCGGTGCTTGGCGGGACCGACCAATGGGATCCGACCGCCGTGCCGGCACAGCCGTGCGAAGGGCGAGCCACGGGAGGACCGCCGCCCGAGCCGCCGGGCCTGCCGAAGCCAGGGTGATTCGTGCTTGGGTTGACATCTAACCCAAAAAATCGGCATGCTTGGGTTAGATGTCAACCCGTAGCCGCAAAGCCGATGAACGCCTCGTCCTGATGCAGGGCACGCTCGACGTGCTCATCCTGCGCACGCTGCTCTTCGGCGCCGAACACGGCCAGGGCATCGCCCGCGCGATTCAGCAGACCTCCGACGGCGAGCTCCTCGTCGAGCACGGCGCGCTCTATCCGGCGCTGCAGCGCCTGGAAGAGAAGAAGCGCATCGCCGCCGAGTGGGGCACGTCCGCCAACAACCGGCGCGCCCGCTACTACACGCTGACCAGGACCGGACGAGCGCATCTGGCGCGGCAGTCGAGCCGCTGGCGCCGGCTGGCGGCCGCGATGGCGCGCGTCCTCGGGCCCGAGCCGGAGCCCGGCGCATGAGCCGACGCCGCGACGACGACGATTTCGCCGCCGAGGTGCAGGCCCACCTCGACCTCGAGGCGGATCGGCTGATCGCCGACGGCATGCGGCCGGCGGAGGCGCCCGCCGCTGCGCACAGGGCGTTCGGCAGCGCCGTTCGCGCGCGCGAGGATTTTCACGAGCGCGGCCGATCGGTAGGGCTCGAGCAGTTTTGCCAGGACGTGCGGTATGCGTGGCGCACGCTGCGCGGCAGCCCCGCGTTTCTCATGACCACCGTCGTCACACTGGCTGTCGGCCTGAGCCTGCTGACCGTCGCCTTCAGCGTGTTCAACGCCTACGTACTGCGGCCGTTCGCGGTCGCCGATCCCTACCGTCTGTACCGGCTCGCCTGGCGCGCTCCGGGAGCCGTCGGCAACGCCTTTCCATGGCGCGACTACGATGAATTGCGTGCGCGCACGGATCTGTTCGACGCGGTCATCGCGAACGAGATGCGCTTCGTCTCGTCGGAGTTCGGGCCGCTCGTCGTCTCGGCCGTCTCGGACAATTACTTTCCGACCCTGCGGCCGCGTCTGGCGGCGGGGCGTCCGCTCGCCGCCGTCGACCGCGGTCAGCCGGTGGTGCTGATCCGGCAGCAGGCGGCGAAACGGCTGTTTGGCGGCGACCGCGAGGCGCTCGGGCGCACCTTCACCCTCGACACCACGCCGGTCACGGTGGTGGGTGTCGTCAGGGACGAGTTCGGCGGGCTCGACGATTTTCCGTACGATCTCTGGCGGCCTGCGGCACCCGACGGCGCCGGATCGACTCCGGTCGTCGTACGGCTGCGTGCCGGCGTCTCACCCGTGCAGGCCGCGCTTCGCCTGCAGGAATTCGCCACACGGCTGGCCCCGCCGGACGTGCCGGGGCGCGACGTCCGCGCGGTGCTGGTGCCCAGTGGCACGCCGAACCCGCTCTCGGTCGAGATCGTCGCGCTGCTGTCGCCGGTCTTCGCGGCGTTCCTGCTGGTGCTGCTTGCCGCGTGCGTCAACGTCTCGAACGTCATGCTGGCGCGCGCGGTGTCGCGACACCGCGAGATCGCCGTGCGGCTGTCGCTCGGCGCCAGCCGCGCGCGCATCGTGCGTCAGTTGCTGACCGAAGGCCTGCTGATCGCGGTACTGGCCGGCGGCGCGGCGCTCGTCCTCGCGGCCTGGCTCGTCCGCGCCGCGGTCGTCATCCTGTTCTCCACGCTCCCCCCGTTCGTCGCCTCGCTGCTGCGCGTCGCGCCGACGCCGCTCGATTGGCGCGTCTTCGTCTTCGCGTTCGGCTGCGCGCTGTCGACGACGCTCGGCTTCGCACTGGTTCCGGCGCTGCAGGCGTCGAGGCGGCCGCTAACCGACGCGCTTCGCGGCCAGCTCACCGGCCGGCCATCGGCGTCGCGCGCCCGCCAC encodes:
- a CDS encoding PadR family transcriptional regulator; its protein translation is MSTRSRKADERLVLMQGTLDVLILRTLLFGAEHGQGIARAIQQTSDGELLVEHGALYPALQRLEEKKRIAAEWGTSANNRRARYYTLTRTGRAHLARQSSRWRRLAAAMARVLGPEPEPGA
- a CDS encoding ABC transporter permease → MSRRRDDDDFAAEVQAHLDLEADRLIADGMRPAEAPAAAHRAFGSAVRAREDFHERGRSVGLEQFCQDVRYAWRTLRGSPAFLMTTVVTLAVGLSLLTVAFSVFNAYVLRPFAVADPYRLYRLAWRAPGAVGNAFPWRDYDELRARTDLFDAVIANEMRFVSSEFGPLVVSAVSDNYFPTLRPRLAAGRPLAAVDRGQPVVLIRQQAAKRLFGGDREALGRTFTLDTTPVTVVGVVRDEFGGLDDFPYDLWRPAAPDGAGSTPVVVRLRAGVSPVQAALRLQEFATRLAPPDVPGRDVRAVLVPSGTPNPLSVEIVALLSPVFAAFLLVLLAACVNVSNVMLARAVSRHREIAVRLSLGASRARIVRQLLTEGLLIAVLAGGAALVLAAWLVRAAVVILFSTLPPFVASLLRVAPTPLDWRVFVFAFGCALSTTLGFALVPALQASRRPLTDALRGQLTGRPSASRARHALVVVQVALSIMLVVTALVLARNFTALVRLDLGYSTKDVYSINVRGEQDRLVRPVAEALSIDPRIESIAVTSGNPLFVTRSVPMGAGGAAALTPTMYTFVSPEFLPMLRVPILRGRAFTADEARRAARVALVSDSTARAFWPGHDPIGAALAIQRPAPPRTDGIDGYAQVTVVGVVPDMVSGIMMEGSDRAHIYLPAAAADPHVSALLIQPRDPAAFRPDMLRETFRRLRLDPDTFEVISLDEMRDTQVYPVRAASWVGALLGGIALLLSVSGLYGVLAYTLAQRRREIGIRMALGATAKAVVGLMLRQTARTAGTGVAIGLALAFAALAALASAVELRAVSILDPIAFAAAAVTVAAAAALAAYVPSRRAARVDPAETLRAEG